A window of the Callospermophilus lateralis isolate mCalLat2 chromosome 7, mCalLat2.hap1, whole genome shotgun sequence genome harbors these coding sequences:
- the Celf3 gene encoding CUGBP Elav-like family member 3 isoform X24, whose translation MKEPDAIKLFVGQIPRHLEEKDLKPIFEQFGRIFELTVIKDKYTGLHKGCAFLTYCARDSALKAQSALHEQKTLPGMNRPIQVKPADSESRGEDRKLFVGMLGKQQTDEDVRKMFEPFGTIDECTVLRGPDGTSKGCAFVKFQTHAEAQAAINTLHSSRTLPGASSSLVVKFADTEKERGLRRMQQVATQLGMFSPIALQFGAYSAYTQALMQQQAALVAAHSAYLSPMATMAAVQMQHMAAINANGLIATPITPSSGTSTPPAIAATPVSAIPAALGVNGYSPVPTQPTGQPAPDALYPNGVHPYPAQSPAAPVDPLQQAYAGMQHYTAYPAAYSLVAPAFPQPPALVAQQPPPPPQQQQQQQQQQQQQQREGPDGCNIFIYHLPQEFTDSEILQMFVPFGHVISAKVFVDRATNQSKCFGFVSFDNPASAQAAIQAMNGFQIGMKRLKVQLKRPKDANRPY comes from the exons ATGAAGGAGCCGGATGCCATCAAGCTGTTTGTGGGGCAGATCCCGAGGCATCTGGAGGAAAAGGACCTGAAACCCATCTTCGAGCAGTTTGGTCGGATCTTCGAGCTGACTGTCATCAAGGACAAGTACACCGGGCTGCACAAGG GATGTGCCTTCCTGACATACTGTGCCCGCGATTCAGCCCTgaaggcccagagcgccctgcacGAACAGAAGACGCTTCCAGGG ATGAACAGGCCGATCCAGGTCAAGCCCGCCGACAGCGAGAGCCGAGGAG AAGACCGGAAGCTCTTTGTGGGGATGCTAGGGAAGCAGCAGACAGATGAGGACGTCCGGAAGATGTTCGAGCCCTTTGGGACCATAGATGAGTGCACTGTGCTCCGGGGGCCAGATGGCACCAGCAAAG GCTGCGCCTTCGTGAAGTTCCAGACCCATGCTGAGGCCCAGGCCGCCATCAACACCCTCCACAGCAGCCGGACTCTGCCT GGTGCCTCATCCAGCCTGGTGGTGAAGTTCGCTGACACCGAGAAGGAGCGAGGTCTGCGACGCATGCAGCAGGTGGCCACCCAGCTGGGCATGTTCAGCCCCATCGCCCTCCAGTTTGGAGCCTACAGCGCCTACACCCAGGCC CTGATGCAGCAGCAGGCGGCCCTGGTAGCGGCCCACAGTGCCTACCTCAGCCCCATGGCCACCATGGCTGCCGTGCAGATGCAGCACATGGCCGCCATCAATGCCAATGGCCTCATCGCCACCCCCATCACCCCCTCCTCAG GAACCAGCACCCCTCCTGCCATCGCTGCCACGCCCGTCTCTGCCATCCCTGCTGCCCTGGGCGTCAACGGCTACAGCCCGGTGCCCACCCAGCCCACTGGGCAGCCTGCCCCCGACGCTCTGTATCCCAACGGGGTTCACCCCTACCCAG cccagagccccgcggCCCCCGTGGACCCCCTGCAGCAGGCCTACGCAGGGATGCAGCACTATACAG CCTACCCGGCAGCCTACAGCCTGGTTGCGCCCGCGTTCCCGCAGCCTCCCGCCCTAGTGGCCCAGCAGCCTCCACCTCCGcctcaacagcagcagcagcaacagcagcagcagcagcagcagcagcgagAAG GCCCTGATGGCTGTAACATCTTCATCTACCACCTGCCCCAGGAGTTCACGGACTCAGAGATCCTCCAGATGTTTGTCCCCTTTGGCCATGTCATCTCAGCCAAAGTCTTTGTTGACCGGGCCACCAATCAGAGCAAATGTTTTG GCTTTGTGAGTTTCGACAATCCAGCCAGTGCCCAGGCGGCCATCCAGGCCATGAATGGTTTCCAGATCGGCATGAAGCGCCTCAAAGTCCAGCTAAAGCGGCCTAAGGATGCCAACCGGCCCTACTGA
- the Celf3 gene encoding CUGBP Elav-like family member 3 isoform X30, giving the protein MKEPDAIKLFVGQIPRHLEEKDLKPIFEQFGRIFELTVIKDKYTGLHKGCAFLTYCARDSALKAQSALHEQKTLPGMNRPIQVKPADSESRGEDRKLFVGMLGKQQTDEDVRKMFEPFGTIDECTVLRGPDGTSKGCAFVKFQTHAEAQAAINTLHSSRTLPGASSSLVVKFADTEKERGLRRMQQVATQLGMFSPIALQFGAYSAYTQALMQQQAALVAAHSAYLSPMATMAAVQMQHMAAINANGLIATPITPSSGTSTPPAIAATPVSAIPAALGVNGYSPVPTQPTGQPAPDALYPNGVHPYPAQSPAAPVDPLQQAYAGMQHYTGPDGCNIFIYHLPQEFTDSEILQMFVPFGHVISAKVFVDRATNQSKCFGFVSFDNPASAQAAIQAMNGFQIGMKRLKVQLKRPKDANRPY; this is encoded by the exons ATGAAGGAGCCGGATGCCATCAAGCTGTTTGTGGGGCAGATCCCGAGGCATCTGGAGGAAAAGGACCTGAAACCCATCTTCGAGCAGTTTGGTCGGATCTTCGAGCTGACTGTCATCAAGGACAAGTACACCGGGCTGCACAAGG GATGTGCCTTCCTGACATACTGTGCCCGCGATTCAGCCCTgaaggcccagagcgccctgcacGAACAGAAGACGCTTCCAGGG ATGAACAGGCCGATCCAGGTCAAGCCCGCCGACAGCGAGAGCCGAGGAG AAGACCGGAAGCTCTTTGTGGGGATGCTAGGGAAGCAGCAGACAGATGAGGACGTCCGGAAGATGTTCGAGCCCTTTGGGACCATAGATGAGTGCACTGTGCTCCGGGGGCCAGATGGCACCAGCAAAG GCTGCGCCTTCGTGAAGTTCCAGACCCATGCTGAGGCCCAGGCCGCCATCAACACCCTCCACAGCAGCCGGACTCTGCCT GGTGCCTCATCCAGCCTGGTGGTGAAGTTCGCTGACACCGAGAAGGAGCGAGGTCTGCGACGCATGCAGCAGGTGGCCACCCAGCTGGGCATGTTCAGCCCCATCGCCCTCCAGTTTGGAGCCTACAGCGCCTACACCCAGGCC CTGATGCAGCAGCAGGCGGCCCTGGTAGCGGCCCACAGTGCCTACCTCAGCCCCATGGCCACCATGGCTGCCGTGCAGATGCAGCACATGGCCGCCATCAATGCCAATGGCCTCATCGCCACCCCCATCACCCCCTCCTCAG GAACCAGCACCCCTCCTGCCATCGCTGCCACGCCCGTCTCTGCCATCCCTGCTGCCCTGGGCGTCAACGGCTACAGCCCGGTGCCCACCCAGCCCACTGGGCAGCCTGCCCCCGACGCTCTGTATCCCAACGGGGTTCACCCCTACCCAG cccagagccccgcggCCCCCGTGGACCCCCTGCAGCAGGCCTACGCAGGGATGCAGCACTATACAG GCCCTGATGGCTGTAACATCTTCATCTACCACCTGCCCCAGGAGTTCACGGACTCAGAGATCCTCCAGATGTTTGTCCCCTTTGGCCATGTCATCTCAGCCAAAGTCTTTGTTGACCGGGCCACCAATCAGAGCAAATGTTTTG GCTTTGTGAGTTTCGACAATCCAGCCAGTGCCCAGGCGGCCATCCAGGCCATGAATGGTTTCCAGATCGGCATGAAGCGCCTCAAAGTCCAGCTAAAGCGGCCTAAGGATGCCAACCGGCCCTACTGA
- the Celf3 gene encoding CUGBP Elav-like family member 3 isoform X10, whose product MNRPIQVKPADSESRGGDSSWRPEHVLPPVPYPPEDRKLFVGMLGKQQTDEDVRKMFEPFGTIDECTVLRGPDGTSKGCAFVKFQTHAEAQAAINTLHSSRTLPGASSSLVVKFADTEKERGLRRMQQVATQLGMFSPIALQFGAYSAYTQALMQQQAALVAAHSAYLSPMATMAAVQMQHMAAINANGLIATPITPSSGTSTPPAIAATPVSAIPAALGVNGYSPVPTQPTGQPAPDALYPNGVHPYPAQSPAAPVDPLQQAYAGMQHYTGEAPPAYPAAYSLVAPAFPQPPALVQQQQREGFVSFDNPASAQAAIQAMNGFQIGMKRLKVQLKRPKDANRPY is encoded by the exons ATGAACAGGCCGATCCAGGTCAAGCCCGCCGACAGCGAGAGCCGAGGAG GGGACAGTAGCTGGAGGCCTGAGCATGTCCTTCCTCCTGTGCCCTACCCCCCAGAAGACCGGAAGCTCTTTGTGGGGATGCTAGGGAAGCAGCAGACAGATGAGGACGTCCGGAAGATGTTCGAGCCCTTTGGGACCATAGATGAGTGCACTGTGCTCCGGGGGCCAGATGGCACCAGCAAAG GCTGCGCCTTCGTGAAGTTCCAGACCCATGCTGAGGCCCAGGCCGCCATCAACACCCTCCACAGCAGCCGGACTCTGCCT GGTGCCTCATCCAGCCTGGTGGTGAAGTTCGCTGACACCGAGAAGGAGCGAGGTCTGCGACGCATGCAGCAGGTGGCCACCCAGCTGGGCATGTTCAGCCCCATCGCCCTCCAGTTTGGAGCCTACAGCGCCTACACCCAGGCC CTGATGCAGCAGCAGGCGGCCCTGGTAGCGGCCCACAGTGCCTACCTCAGCCCCATGGCCACCATGGCTGCCGTGCAGATGCAGCACATGGCCGCCATCAATGCCAATGGCCTCATCGCCACCCCCATCACCCCCTCCTCAG GAACCAGCACCCCTCCTGCCATCGCTGCCACGCCCGTCTCTGCCATCCCTGCTGCCCTGGGCGTCAACGGCTACAGCCCGGTGCCCACCCAGCCCACTGGGCAGCCTGCCCCCGACGCTCTGTATCCCAACGGGGTTCACCCCTACCCAG cccagagccccgcggCCCCCGTGGACCCCCTGCAGCAGGCCTACGCAGGGATGCAGCACTATACAGGTGAGGCTCCTC CAGCCTACCCGGCAGCCTACAGCCTGGTTGCGCCCGCGTTCCCGCAGCCTCCCGCCCTAGTG cagcagcagcagcgagAAG GCTTTGTGAGTTTCGACAATCCAGCCAGTGCCCAGGCGGCCATCCAGGCCATGAATGGTTTCCAGATCGGCATGAAGCGCCTCAAAGTCCAGCTAAAGCGGCCTAAGGATGCCAACCGGCCCTACTGA
- the Celf3 gene encoding CUGBP Elav-like family member 3 isoform X3: MNRPIQVKPADSESRGGDSSWRPEHVLPPVPYPPEDRKLFVGMLGKQQTDEDVRKMFEPFGTIDECTVLRGPDGTSKGCAFVKFQTHAEAQAAINTLHSSRTLPGASSSLVVKFADTEKERGLRRMQQVATQLGMFSPIALQFGAYSAYTQALMQQQAALVAAHSAYLSPMATMAAVQMQHMAAINANGLIATPITPSSGTSTPPAIAATPVSAIPAALGVNGYSPVPTQPTGQPAPDALYPNGVHPYPAQSPAAPVDPLQQAYAGMQHYTAAYPAAYSLVAPAFPQPPALVQQQQREGPDGCNIFIYHLPQEFTDSEILQMFVPFGFVSFDNPASAQAAIQAMNGFQIGMKRLKVQLKRPKDANRPY; the protein is encoded by the exons ATGAACAGGCCGATCCAGGTCAAGCCCGCCGACAGCGAGAGCCGAGGAG GGGACAGTAGCTGGAGGCCTGAGCATGTCCTTCCTCCTGTGCCCTACCCCCCAGAAGACCGGAAGCTCTTTGTGGGGATGCTAGGGAAGCAGCAGACAGATGAGGACGTCCGGAAGATGTTCGAGCCCTTTGGGACCATAGATGAGTGCACTGTGCTCCGGGGGCCAGATGGCACCAGCAAAG GCTGCGCCTTCGTGAAGTTCCAGACCCATGCTGAGGCCCAGGCCGCCATCAACACCCTCCACAGCAGCCGGACTCTGCCT GGTGCCTCATCCAGCCTGGTGGTGAAGTTCGCTGACACCGAGAAGGAGCGAGGTCTGCGACGCATGCAGCAGGTGGCCACCCAGCTGGGCATGTTCAGCCCCATCGCCCTCCAGTTTGGAGCCTACAGCGCCTACACCCAGGCC CTGATGCAGCAGCAGGCGGCCCTGGTAGCGGCCCACAGTGCCTACCTCAGCCCCATGGCCACCATGGCTGCCGTGCAGATGCAGCACATGGCCGCCATCAATGCCAATGGCCTCATCGCCACCCCCATCACCCCCTCCTCAG GAACCAGCACCCCTCCTGCCATCGCTGCCACGCCCGTCTCTGCCATCCCTGCTGCCCTGGGCGTCAACGGCTACAGCCCGGTGCCCACCCAGCCCACTGGGCAGCCTGCCCCCGACGCTCTGTATCCCAACGGGGTTCACCCCTACCCAG cccagagccccgcggCCCCCGTGGACCCCCTGCAGCAGGCCTACGCAGGGATGCAGCACTATACAG CAGCCTACCCGGCAGCCTACAGCCTGGTTGCGCCCGCGTTCCCGCAGCCTCCCGCCCTAGTG cagcagcagcagcgagAAG GCCCTGATGGCTGTAACATCTTCATCTACCACCTGCCCCAGGAGTTCACGGACTCAGAGATCCTCCAGATGTTTGTCCCCTTTG GCTTTGTGAGTTTCGACAATCCAGCCAGTGCCCAGGCGGCCATCCAGGCCATGAATGGTTTCCAGATCGGCATGAAGCGCCTCAAAGTCCAGCTAAAGCGGCCTAAGGATGCCAACCGGCCCTACTGA
- the Celf3 gene encoding CUGBP Elav-like family member 3 isoform X21, which yields MNRPIQVKPADSESRGDRKLFVGMLGKQQTDEDVRKMFEPFGTIDECTVLRGPDGTSKGCAFVKFQTHAEAQAAINTLHSSRTLPGASSSLVVKFADTEKERGLRRMQQVATQLGMFSPIALQFGAYSAYTQLMQQQAALVAAHSAYLSPMATMAAVQMQHMAAINANGLIATPITPSSGTSTPPAIAATPVSAIPAALGVNGYSPVPTQPTGQPAPDALYPNGVHPYPAQSPAAPVDPLQQAYAGMQHYTAAYPAAYSLVAPAFPQPPALVQQQQREGFVSFDNPASAQAAIQAMNGFQIGMKRLKVQLKRPKDANRPY from the exons ATGAACAGGCCGATCCAGGTCAAGCCCGCCGACAGCGAGAGCCGAGGAG ACCGGAAGCTCTTTGTGGGGATGCTAGGGAAGCAGCAGACAGATGAGGACGTCCGGAAGATGTTCGAGCCCTTTGGGACCATAGATGAGTGCACTGTGCTCCGGGGGCCAGATGGCACCAGCAAAG GCTGCGCCTTCGTGAAGTTCCAGACCCATGCTGAGGCCCAGGCCGCCATCAACACCCTCCACAGCAGCCGGACTCTGCCT GGTGCCTCATCCAGCCTGGTGGTGAAGTTCGCTGACACCGAGAAGGAGCGAGGTCTGCGACGCATGCAGCAGGTGGCCACCCAGCTGGGCATGTTCAGCCCCATCGCCCTCCAGTTTGGAGCCTACAGCGCCTACACCCAG CTGATGCAGCAGCAGGCGGCCCTGGTAGCGGCCCACAGTGCCTACCTCAGCCCCATGGCCACCATGGCTGCCGTGCAGATGCAGCACATGGCCGCCATCAATGCCAATGGCCTCATCGCCACCCCCATCACCCCCTCCTCAG GAACCAGCACCCCTCCTGCCATCGCTGCCACGCCCGTCTCTGCCATCCCTGCTGCCCTGGGCGTCAACGGCTACAGCCCGGTGCCCACCCAGCCCACTGGGCAGCCTGCCCCCGACGCTCTGTATCCCAACGGGGTTCACCCCTACCCAG cccagagccccgcggCCCCCGTGGACCCCCTGCAGCAGGCCTACGCAGGGATGCAGCACTATACAG CAGCCTACCCGGCAGCCTACAGCCTGGTTGCGCCCGCGTTCCCGCAGCCTCCCGCCCTAGTG cagcagcagcagcgagAAG GCTTTGTGAGTTTCGACAATCCAGCCAGTGCCCAGGCGGCCATCCAGGCCATGAATGGTTTCCAGATCGGCATGAAGCGCCTCAAAGTCCAGCTAAAGCGGCCTAAGGATGCCAACCGGCCCTACTGA
- the Celf3 gene encoding CUGBP Elav-like family member 3 isoform X17: MNRPIQVKPADSESRGGRSHVLPPVPYPPEDRKLFVGMLGKQQTDEDVRKMFEPFGTIDECTVLRGPDGTSKGCAFVKFQTHAEAQAAINTLHSSRTLPGASSSLVVKFADTEKERGLRRMQQVATQLGMFSPIALQFGAYSAYTQALMQQQAALVAAHSAYLSPMATMAAVQMQHMAAINANGLIATPITPSSGTSTPPAIAATPVSAIPAALGVNGYSPVPTQPTGQPAPDALYPNGVHPYPAQSPAAPVDPLQQAYAGMQHYTAAYPAAYSLVAPAFPQPPALVQQQQREGFVSFDNPASAQAAIQAMNGFQIGMKRLKVQLKRPKDANRPY, from the exons ATGAACAGGCCGATCCAGGTCAAGCCCGCCGACAGCGAGAGCCGAGGAGGTAGGTCC CATGTCCTTCCTCCTGTGCCCTACCCCCCAGAAGACCGGAAGCTCTTTGTGGGGATGCTAGGGAAGCAGCAGACAGATGAGGACGTCCGGAAGATGTTCGAGCCCTTTGGGACCATAGATGAGTGCACTGTGCTCCGGGGGCCAGATGGCACCAGCAAAG GCTGCGCCTTCGTGAAGTTCCAGACCCATGCTGAGGCCCAGGCCGCCATCAACACCCTCCACAGCAGCCGGACTCTGCCT GGTGCCTCATCCAGCCTGGTGGTGAAGTTCGCTGACACCGAGAAGGAGCGAGGTCTGCGACGCATGCAGCAGGTGGCCACCCAGCTGGGCATGTTCAGCCCCATCGCCCTCCAGTTTGGAGCCTACAGCGCCTACACCCAGGCC CTGATGCAGCAGCAGGCGGCCCTGGTAGCGGCCCACAGTGCCTACCTCAGCCCCATGGCCACCATGGCTGCCGTGCAGATGCAGCACATGGCCGCCATCAATGCCAATGGCCTCATCGCCACCCCCATCACCCCCTCCTCAG GAACCAGCACCCCTCCTGCCATCGCTGCCACGCCCGTCTCTGCCATCCCTGCTGCCCTGGGCGTCAACGGCTACAGCCCGGTGCCCACCCAGCCCACTGGGCAGCCTGCCCCCGACGCTCTGTATCCCAACGGGGTTCACCCCTACCCAG cccagagccccgcggCCCCCGTGGACCCCCTGCAGCAGGCCTACGCAGGGATGCAGCACTATACAG CAGCCTACCCGGCAGCCTACAGCCTGGTTGCGCCCGCGTTCCCGCAGCCTCCCGCCCTAGTG cagcagcagcagcgagAAG GCTTTGTGAGTTTCGACAATCCAGCCAGTGCCCAGGCGGCCATCCAGGCCATGAATGGTTTCCAGATCGGCATGAAGCGCCTCAAAGTCCAGCTAAAGCGGCCTAAGGATGCCAACCGGCCCTACTGA
- the Celf3 gene encoding CUGBP Elav-like family member 3 isoform X26 → MKEPDAIKLFVGQIPRHLEEKDLKPIFEQFGRIFELTVIKDKYTGLHKGCAFLTYCARDSALKAQSALHEQKTLPGMNRPIQVKPADSESRGEDRKLFVGMLGKQQTDEDVRKMFEPFGTIDECTVLRGPDGTSKGCAFVKFQTHAEAQAAINTLHSSRTLPGASSSLVVKFADTEKERGLRRMQQVATQLGMFSPIALQFGAYSAYTQALMQQQAALVAAHSAYLSPMATMAAVQMQHMAAINANGLIATPITPSSGTSTPPAIAATPVSAIPAALGVNGYSPVPTQPTGQPAPDALYPNGVHPYPAQSPAAPVDPLQQAYAGMQHYTGEAPPAYPAAYSLVAPAFPQPPALVQQQQREGPDGCNIFIYHLPQEFTDSEILQMFVPFGHVISAKVFVDRATNQSKCFGFVSFDNPASAQAAIQAMNGFQIGMKRLKVQLKRPKDANRPY, encoded by the exons ATGAAGGAGCCGGATGCCATCAAGCTGTTTGTGGGGCAGATCCCGAGGCATCTGGAGGAAAAGGACCTGAAACCCATCTTCGAGCAGTTTGGTCGGATCTTCGAGCTGACTGTCATCAAGGACAAGTACACCGGGCTGCACAAGG GATGTGCCTTCCTGACATACTGTGCCCGCGATTCAGCCCTgaaggcccagagcgccctgcacGAACAGAAGACGCTTCCAGGG ATGAACAGGCCGATCCAGGTCAAGCCCGCCGACAGCGAGAGCCGAGGAG AAGACCGGAAGCTCTTTGTGGGGATGCTAGGGAAGCAGCAGACAGATGAGGACGTCCGGAAGATGTTCGAGCCCTTTGGGACCATAGATGAGTGCACTGTGCTCCGGGGGCCAGATGGCACCAGCAAAG GCTGCGCCTTCGTGAAGTTCCAGACCCATGCTGAGGCCCAGGCCGCCATCAACACCCTCCACAGCAGCCGGACTCTGCCT GGTGCCTCATCCAGCCTGGTGGTGAAGTTCGCTGACACCGAGAAGGAGCGAGGTCTGCGACGCATGCAGCAGGTGGCCACCCAGCTGGGCATGTTCAGCCCCATCGCCCTCCAGTTTGGAGCCTACAGCGCCTACACCCAGGCC CTGATGCAGCAGCAGGCGGCCCTGGTAGCGGCCCACAGTGCCTACCTCAGCCCCATGGCCACCATGGCTGCCGTGCAGATGCAGCACATGGCCGCCATCAATGCCAATGGCCTCATCGCCACCCCCATCACCCCCTCCTCAG GAACCAGCACCCCTCCTGCCATCGCTGCCACGCCCGTCTCTGCCATCCCTGCTGCCCTGGGCGTCAACGGCTACAGCCCGGTGCCCACCCAGCCCACTGGGCAGCCTGCCCCCGACGCTCTGTATCCCAACGGGGTTCACCCCTACCCAG cccagagccccgcggCCCCCGTGGACCCCCTGCAGCAGGCCTACGCAGGGATGCAGCACTATACAGGTGAGGCTCCTC CAGCCTACCCGGCAGCCTACAGCCTGGTTGCGCCCGCGTTCCCGCAGCCTCCCGCCCTAGTG cagcagcagcagcgagAAG GCCCTGATGGCTGTAACATCTTCATCTACCACCTGCCCCAGGAGTTCACGGACTCAGAGATCCTCCAGATGTTTGTCCCCTTTGGCCATGTCATCTCAGCCAAAGTCTTTGTTGACCGGGCCACCAATCAGAGCAAATGTTTTG GCTTTGTGAGTTTCGACAATCCAGCCAGTGCCCAGGCGGCCATCCAGGCCATGAATGGTTTCCAGATCGGCATGAAGCGCCTCAAAGTCCAGCTAAAGCGGCCTAAGGATGCCAACCGGCCCTACTGA
- the Celf3 gene encoding CUGBP Elav-like family member 3 isoform X49 has product MNRPIQVKPADSESRGDRKLFVGMLGKQQTDEDVRKMFEPFGTIDECTVLRGPDGTSKGCAFVKFQTHAEAQAAINTLHSSRTLPMHVDMGGASSSLVVKFADTEKERGLRRMQQVATQLGMFSPIALQFGAYSAYTQALMQQQAALVAAHSAYLSPMATMAAVQMQHMAAINANGLIATPITPSSGTSTPPAIAATPVSAIPAALGVNGYSPVPTQPTGQPAPDALYPNGVHPYPAQSPAAPVDPLQQAYAGMQHYTGEAPPAYPAAYSLVAPAFPQPPALVQQQQREGPDGCNIFIYHLPQEFTDSEILQMFVPFGHVISAKVFVDRATNQSKCFGFVSFDNPASAQAAIQAMNGFQIGMKRLKVQLKRPKDANRPY; this is encoded by the exons ATGAACAGGCCGATCCAGGTCAAGCCCGCCGACAGCGAGAGCCGAGGAG ACCGGAAGCTCTTTGTGGGGATGCTAGGGAAGCAGCAGACAGATGAGGACGTCCGGAAGATGTTCGAGCCCTTTGGGACCATAGATGAGTGCACTGTGCTCCGGGGGCCAGATGGCACCAGCAAAG GCTGCGCCTTCGTGAAGTTCCAGACCCATGCTGAGGCCCAGGCCGCCATCAACACCCTCCACAGCAGCCGGACTCT CCCCATGCATGTTGACATGGGT GGTGCCTCATCCAGCCTGGTGGTGAAGTTCGCTGACACCGAGAAGGAGCGAGGTCTGCGACGCATGCAGCAGGTGGCCACCCAGCTGGGCATGTTCAGCCCCATCGCCCTCCAGTTTGGAGCCTACAGCGCCTACACCCAGGCC CTGATGCAGCAGCAGGCGGCCCTGGTAGCGGCCCACAGTGCCTACCTCAGCCCCATGGCCACCATGGCTGCCGTGCAGATGCAGCACATGGCCGCCATCAATGCCAATGGCCTCATCGCCACCCCCATCACCCCCTCCTCAG GAACCAGCACCCCTCCTGCCATCGCTGCCACGCCCGTCTCTGCCATCCCTGCTGCCCTGGGCGTCAACGGCTACAGCCCGGTGCCCACCCAGCCCACTGGGCAGCCTGCCCCCGACGCTCTGTATCCCAACGGGGTTCACCCCTACCCAG cccagagccccgcggCCCCCGTGGACCCCCTGCAGCAGGCCTACGCAGGGATGCAGCACTATACAGGTGAGGCTCCTC CAGCCTACCCGGCAGCCTACAGCCTGGTTGCGCCCGCGTTCCCGCAGCCTCCCGCCCTAGTG cagcagcagcagcgagAAG GCCCTGATGGCTGTAACATCTTCATCTACCACCTGCCCCAGGAGTTCACGGACTCAGAGATCCTCCAGATGTTTGTCCCCTTTGGCCATGTCATCTCAGCCAAAGTCTTTGTTGACCGGGCCACCAATCAGAGCAAATGTTTTG GCTTTGTGAGTTTCGACAATCCAGCCAGTGCCCAGGCGGCCATCCAGGCCATGAATGGTTTCCAGATCGGCATGAAGCGCCTCAAAGTCCAGCTAAAGCGGCCTAAGGATGCCAACCGGCCCTACTGA
- the Celf3 gene encoding CUGBP Elav-like family member 3 isoform X8: MNRPIQVKPADSESRGEDRKLFVGMLGKQQTDEDVRKMFEPFGTIDECTVLRGPDGTSKGCAFVKFQTHAEAQAAINTLHSSRTLPGASSSLVVKFADTEKERGLRRMQQVATQLGMFSPIALQFGAYSAYTQLMQQQAALVAAHSAYLSPMATMAAVQMQHMAAINANGLIATPITPSSGTSTPPAIAATPVSAIPAALGVNGYSPVPTQPTGQPAPDALYPNGVHPYPAQSPAAPVDPLQQAYAGMQHYTGEAPPAYPAAYSLVAPAFPQPPALVQQQQREGPDGCNIFIYHLPQEFTDSEILQMFVPFGFVSFDNPASAQAAIQAMNGFQIGMKRLKVQLKRPKDANRPY, encoded by the exons ATGAACAGGCCGATCCAGGTCAAGCCCGCCGACAGCGAGAGCCGAGGAG AAGACCGGAAGCTCTTTGTGGGGATGCTAGGGAAGCAGCAGACAGATGAGGACGTCCGGAAGATGTTCGAGCCCTTTGGGACCATAGATGAGTGCACTGTGCTCCGGGGGCCAGATGGCACCAGCAAAG GCTGCGCCTTCGTGAAGTTCCAGACCCATGCTGAGGCCCAGGCCGCCATCAACACCCTCCACAGCAGCCGGACTCTGCCT GGTGCCTCATCCAGCCTGGTGGTGAAGTTCGCTGACACCGAGAAGGAGCGAGGTCTGCGACGCATGCAGCAGGTGGCCACCCAGCTGGGCATGTTCAGCCCCATCGCCCTCCAGTTTGGAGCCTACAGCGCCTACACCCAG CTGATGCAGCAGCAGGCGGCCCTGGTAGCGGCCCACAGTGCCTACCTCAGCCCCATGGCCACCATGGCTGCCGTGCAGATGCAGCACATGGCCGCCATCAATGCCAATGGCCTCATCGCCACCCCCATCACCCCCTCCTCAG GAACCAGCACCCCTCCTGCCATCGCTGCCACGCCCGTCTCTGCCATCCCTGCTGCCCTGGGCGTCAACGGCTACAGCCCGGTGCCCACCCAGCCCACTGGGCAGCCTGCCCCCGACGCTCTGTATCCCAACGGGGTTCACCCCTACCCAG cccagagccccgcggCCCCCGTGGACCCCCTGCAGCAGGCCTACGCAGGGATGCAGCACTATACAGGTGAGGCTCCTC CAGCCTACCCGGCAGCCTACAGCCTGGTTGCGCCCGCGTTCCCGCAGCCTCCCGCCCTAGTG cagcagcagcagcgagAAG GCCCTGATGGCTGTAACATCTTCATCTACCACCTGCCCCAGGAGTTCACGGACTCAGAGATCCTCCAGATGTTTGTCCCCTTTG GCTTTGTGAGTTTCGACAATCCAGCCAGTGCCCAGGCGGCCATCCAGGCCATGAATGGTTTCCAGATCGGCATGAAGCGCCTCAAAGTCCAGCTAAAGCGGCCTAAGGATGCCAACCGGCCCTACTGA